One Symphalangus syndactylus isolate Jambi chromosome 10, NHGRI_mSymSyn1-v2.1_pri, whole genome shotgun sequence genomic region harbors:
- the PFKFB3 gene encoding 6-phosphofructo-2-kinase/fructose-2,6-bisphosphatase 3 isoform X19 translates to MPFRKACGPKLTNSPTVIVMVGLPARGKTYISKKLTRYLNWIGVPTKVFNVGEYRREAVKQYSSYNFFRPDNEEAMKVRKQCALAALRDVKSYLAKEGGQIAVFDATNTTRERRHMILHFAKENDFKAFFIESVCDDPTVVASNIMEVKISSPDYKDCNSAEAMDDFMKRISCYEASYQPLDPDKCDRDLSLIKVIDVGRRFLVNRVQDHIQSRIVYYLMNIHVQPRTIYLCRHGENEHNLQGRIGGDSGLSSRGKKFASALSKFVEEQNLKDLRVWTSQLKSTIQTAEALRLPYEQWKALNEIDAGVCEELTYEEIRDTYPEEYALREQDKYYYRYPTGESYQDLVQRLEPVIMELERQENVLVICHQAVLRCLLAYFLDKSAEEMPYLKCPLHTVLKLTPVAYGCRVESIYLNVESVSTHRERSEDAKKGPNPLMRRNSVTPLASPEPNKKPRINSFEEHVASTSAALPSCLPPEVPTQLPGQGRGFTLFARMISIS, encoded by the exons CCTGTGGGCCAAAGCTGACCAACTCCCCCACTGTCATCGTCATGGTGGGCCTCCCTGCCCGGGGTAAGACCTACATCTCCAAGAAGCTGACTCGCTACCTCAACTGGATTGGCGTCCCCACAAAAG TGTTCAATGTCGGGGAGTATCGCCGGGAGGCTGTGAAGCAGTACAGCTCCTACAACTTCTTCCGCCCCGACAATGAGGAAGCCATGAAAGTCCGGAA GCAATGTGCCTTAGCTGCCTTGAGAGATGTCAAAAGCTACCTGGCGAAAGAAGGAGGACAAATTGCG GTTTTCGACGCCACCAATACTACTAGAGAGAGGAGACACATGATCCTTCATTTTGCCAAAGAAAATGACTTTAAG GCATTTTTCATCGAGTCCGTGTGCGATGACCCTACAGTTGTGGCCTCCAATATCATG GAAGTTAAAATCTCCAGCCCGGATTACAAAGACTGCAACTCGGCAGAAGCCATGGACGACTTCATGAAGAGGATCAGTTGCTATGAAGCCAGCTACCAGCCCCTCGACCCCGACAAATGCGACAG GGACTTGTCACTGATCAAGGTGATTGACGTGGGCCGGAGGTTCCTGGTGAACCGGGTGCAGGACCACATCCAGAGCCGCATCGTGTACTACCTGATGAACATCCACGTGCAGCCGCGCACCATCTACCTGTGCCGGCACGGCGAGAATGAGCACAACCTCCAGGGCCGCATCGGGGGCGACTCGGGCCTGTCCAGCCGGGGCAAGAAG TTTGCCAGCGCTCTGAGCAAGTTCGTGGAGGAGCAGAACCTGAAGGACCTGCGCGTGTGGACCAGCCAGCTGAAGAGCACCATCCAGACAGCTGAGGCGCTGCGGCTGCCCTACGAGCAGTGGAAGGCGCTCAATGAGATCGACGCG GGCGTCTGTGAGGAGCTGACCTACGAGGAGATCAGGGACACCTACCCCGAGGAGTATGCGCTGCGGGAGCAGGACAAGTACTACTACCGCTACCCCACCGGGGAG TCCTACCAGGACCTGGTCCAGCGCCTGGAGCCGGTGATCATGGAGCTGGAGCGGCAGGAGAACGTGCTGGTCATCTGCCACCAGGCCGTCCTGCGCTGCCTACTGGCCTACTTCCTGGATAAGAGCGCAG AGGAGATGCCCTACCTGAAATGCCCTCTTCACACTGTCCTGAAACTGACGCCTGTCGCTTATG GCTGTCGTGTGGAGTCCATCTACCTGAACGTGGAGTCCGTCAGCACGCACCGGGAGAGGTCAGAG GATGCAAAGAAGGGACCTAACCCGCTCATGAGACGCAATAGTGTCACCCCGCTAGCCAGCCCCGAGCCCAACAAAAAACCTCGCATCAACAGCTTTGAGGAGCATGTGGCCTCCACCTCGGCCGCCCTGCCCAGCTGCCTGCCCCCGGAGGTGCCCACACAGCTGCCTGGACAA
- the PFKFB3 gene encoding 6-phosphofructo-2-kinase/fructose-2,6-bisphosphatase 3 isoform X13 — protein MPLELTQSRVQKIWVPVDHRPSLPRSCGPKLTNSPTVIVMVGLPARGKTYISKKLTRYLNWIGVPTKVFNVGEYRREAVKQYSSYNFFRPDNEEAMKVRKQCALAALRDVKSYLAKEGGQIAVFDATNTTRERRHMILHFAKENDFKAFFIESVCDDPTVVASNIMEVKISSPDYKDCNSAEAMDDFMKRISCYEASYQPLDPDKCDRDLSLIKVIDVGRRFLVNRVQDHIQSRIVYYLMNIHVQPRTIYLCRHGENEHNLQGRIGGDSGLSSRGKKFASALSKFVEEQNLKDLRVWTSQLKSTIQTAEALRLPYEQWKALNEIDAGVCEELTYEEIRDTYPEEYALREQDKYYYRYPTGESYQDLVQRLEPVIMELERQENVLVICHQAVLRCLLAYFLDKSAEEMPYLKCPLHTVLKLTPVAYGCRVESIYLNVESVSTHRERSEDAKKGPNPLMRRNSVTPLASPEPNKKPRINSFEEHVASTSAALPSCLPPEVPTQLPGQGRGFTLFARMISIS, from the exons CCTGTGGGCCAAAGCTGACCAACTCCCCCACTGTCATCGTCATGGTGGGCCTCCCTGCCCGGGGTAAGACCTACATCTCCAAGAAGCTGACTCGCTACCTCAACTGGATTGGCGTCCCCACAAAAG TGTTCAATGTCGGGGAGTATCGCCGGGAGGCTGTGAAGCAGTACAGCTCCTACAACTTCTTCCGCCCCGACAATGAGGAAGCCATGAAAGTCCGGAA GCAATGTGCCTTAGCTGCCTTGAGAGATGTCAAAAGCTACCTGGCGAAAGAAGGAGGACAAATTGCG GTTTTCGACGCCACCAATACTACTAGAGAGAGGAGACACATGATCCTTCATTTTGCCAAAGAAAATGACTTTAAG GCATTTTTCATCGAGTCCGTGTGCGATGACCCTACAGTTGTGGCCTCCAATATCATG GAAGTTAAAATCTCCAGCCCGGATTACAAAGACTGCAACTCGGCAGAAGCCATGGACGACTTCATGAAGAGGATCAGTTGCTATGAAGCCAGCTACCAGCCCCTCGACCCCGACAAATGCGACAG GGACTTGTCACTGATCAAGGTGATTGACGTGGGCCGGAGGTTCCTGGTGAACCGGGTGCAGGACCACATCCAGAGCCGCATCGTGTACTACCTGATGAACATCCACGTGCAGCCGCGCACCATCTACCTGTGCCGGCACGGCGAGAATGAGCACAACCTCCAGGGCCGCATCGGGGGCGACTCGGGCCTGTCCAGCCGGGGCAAGAAG TTTGCCAGCGCTCTGAGCAAGTTCGTGGAGGAGCAGAACCTGAAGGACCTGCGCGTGTGGACCAGCCAGCTGAAGAGCACCATCCAGACAGCTGAGGCGCTGCGGCTGCCCTACGAGCAGTGGAAGGCGCTCAATGAGATCGACGCG GGCGTCTGTGAGGAGCTGACCTACGAGGAGATCAGGGACACCTACCCCGAGGAGTATGCGCTGCGGGAGCAGGACAAGTACTACTACCGCTACCCCACCGGGGAG TCCTACCAGGACCTGGTCCAGCGCCTGGAGCCGGTGATCATGGAGCTGGAGCGGCAGGAGAACGTGCTGGTCATCTGCCACCAGGCCGTCCTGCGCTGCCTACTGGCCTACTTCCTGGATAAGAGCGCAG AGGAGATGCCCTACCTGAAATGCCCTCTTCACACTGTCCTGAAACTGACGCCTGTCGCTTATG GCTGTCGTGTGGAGTCCATCTACCTGAACGTGGAGTCCGTCAGCACGCACCGGGAGAGGTCAGAG GATGCAAAGAAGGGACCTAACCCGCTCATGAGACGCAATAGTGTCACCCCGCTAGCCAGCCCCGAGCCCAACAAAAAACCTCGCATCAACAGCTTTGAGGAGCATGTGGCCTCCACCTCGGCCGCCCTGCCCAGCTGCCTGCCCCCGGAGGTGCCCACACAGCTGCCTGGACAA
- the PFKFB3 gene encoding 6-phosphofructo-2-kinase/fructose-2,6-bisphosphatase 3 isoform X25 gives MPLELTQSRVQKIWVPVDHRPSLPRSCGPKLTNSPTVIVMVGLPARGKTYISKKLTRYLNWIGVPTKVFNVGEYRREAVKQYSSYNFFRPDNEEAMKVRKQCALAALRDVKSYLAKEGGQIAVFDATNTTRERRHMILHFAKENDFKAFFIESVCDDPTVVASNIMEVKISSPDYKDCNSAEAMDDFMKRISCYEASYQPLDPDKCDRDLSLIKVIDVGRRFLVNRVQDHIQSRIVYYLMNIHVQPRTIYLCRHGENEHNLQGRIGGDSGLSSRGKKFASALSKFVEEQNLKDLRVWTSQLKSTIQTAEALRLPYEQWKALNEIDAGVCEELTYEEIRDTYPEEYALREQDKYYYRYPTGESYQDLVQRLEPVIMELERQENVLVICHQAVLRCLLAYFLDKSAEEMPYLKCPLHTVLKLTPVAYGCRVESIYLNVESVSTHRERSENVKGSRSSADSSRKH, from the exons CCTGTGGGCCAAAGCTGACCAACTCCCCCACTGTCATCGTCATGGTGGGCCTCCCTGCCCGGGGTAAGACCTACATCTCCAAGAAGCTGACTCGCTACCTCAACTGGATTGGCGTCCCCACAAAAG TGTTCAATGTCGGGGAGTATCGCCGGGAGGCTGTGAAGCAGTACAGCTCCTACAACTTCTTCCGCCCCGACAATGAGGAAGCCATGAAAGTCCGGAA GCAATGTGCCTTAGCTGCCTTGAGAGATGTCAAAAGCTACCTGGCGAAAGAAGGAGGACAAATTGCG GTTTTCGACGCCACCAATACTACTAGAGAGAGGAGACACATGATCCTTCATTTTGCCAAAGAAAATGACTTTAAG GCATTTTTCATCGAGTCCGTGTGCGATGACCCTACAGTTGTGGCCTCCAATATCATG GAAGTTAAAATCTCCAGCCCGGATTACAAAGACTGCAACTCGGCAGAAGCCATGGACGACTTCATGAAGAGGATCAGTTGCTATGAAGCCAGCTACCAGCCCCTCGACCCCGACAAATGCGACAG GGACTTGTCACTGATCAAGGTGATTGACGTGGGCCGGAGGTTCCTGGTGAACCGGGTGCAGGACCACATCCAGAGCCGCATCGTGTACTACCTGATGAACATCCACGTGCAGCCGCGCACCATCTACCTGTGCCGGCACGGCGAGAATGAGCACAACCTCCAGGGCCGCATCGGGGGCGACTCGGGCCTGTCCAGCCGGGGCAAGAAG TTTGCCAGCGCTCTGAGCAAGTTCGTGGAGGAGCAGAACCTGAAGGACCTGCGCGTGTGGACCAGCCAGCTGAAGAGCACCATCCAGACAGCTGAGGCGCTGCGGCTGCCCTACGAGCAGTGGAAGGCGCTCAATGAGATCGACGCG GGCGTCTGTGAGGAGCTGACCTACGAGGAGATCAGGGACACCTACCCCGAGGAGTATGCGCTGCGGGAGCAGGACAAGTACTACTACCGCTACCCCACCGGGGAG TCCTACCAGGACCTGGTCCAGCGCCTGGAGCCGGTGATCATGGAGCTGGAGCGGCAGGAGAACGTGCTGGTCATCTGCCACCAGGCCGTCCTGCGCTGCCTACTGGCCTACTTCCTGGATAAGAGCGCAG AGGAGATGCCCTACCTGAAATGCCCTCTTCACACTGTCCTGAAACTGACGCCTGTCGCTTATG GCTGTCGTGTGGAGTCCATCTACCTGAACGTGGAGTCCGTCAGCACGCACCGGGAGAGGTCAGAG
- the PFKFB3 gene encoding 6-phosphofructo-2-kinase/fructose-2,6-bisphosphatase 3 isoform X26 — protein sequence MPLELTQSRVQKIWVPVDHRPSLPRCERGLRLTNSPTVIVMVGLPARGKTYISKKLTRYLNWIGVPTKVFNVGEYRREAVKQYSSYNFFRPDNEEAMKVRKQCALAALRDVKSYLAKEGGQIAVFDATNTTRERRHMILHFAKENDFKAFFIESVCDDPTVVASNIMEVKISSPDYKDCNSAEAMDDFMKRISCYEASYQPLDPDKCDRDLSLIKVIDVGRRFLVNRVQDHIQSRIVYYLMNIHVQPRTIYLCRHGENEHNLQGRIGGDSGLSSRGKKFASALSKFVEEQNLKDLRVWTSQLKSTIQTAEALRLPYEQWKALNEIDAGVCEELTYEEIRDTYPEEYALREQDKYYYRYPTGESYQDLVQRLEPVIMELERQENVLVICHQAVLRCLLAYFLDKSAEEMPYLKCPLHTVLKLTPVAYGCRVESIYLNVESVSTHRERSEDVDVTQSCRLSTVTVASPSSVRAGSRGLVG from the exons CTGACCAACTCCCCCACTGTCATCGTCATGGTGGGCCTCCCTGCCCGGGGTAAGACCTACATCTCCAAGAAGCTGACTCGCTACCTCAACTGGATTGGCGTCCCCACAAAAG TGTTCAATGTCGGGGAGTATCGCCGGGAGGCTGTGAAGCAGTACAGCTCCTACAACTTCTTCCGCCCCGACAATGAGGAAGCCATGAAAGTCCGGAA GCAATGTGCCTTAGCTGCCTTGAGAGATGTCAAAAGCTACCTGGCGAAAGAAGGAGGACAAATTGCG GTTTTCGACGCCACCAATACTACTAGAGAGAGGAGACACATGATCCTTCATTTTGCCAAAGAAAATGACTTTAAG GCATTTTTCATCGAGTCCGTGTGCGATGACCCTACAGTTGTGGCCTCCAATATCATG GAAGTTAAAATCTCCAGCCCGGATTACAAAGACTGCAACTCGGCAGAAGCCATGGACGACTTCATGAAGAGGATCAGTTGCTATGAAGCCAGCTACCAGCCCCTCGACCCCGACAAATGCGACAG GGACTTGTCACTGATCAAGGTGATTGACGTGGGCCGGAGGTTCCTGGTGAACCGGGTGCAGGACCACATCCAGAGCCGCATCGTGTACTACCTGATGAACATCCACGTGCAGCCGCGCACCATCTACCTGTGCCGGCACGGCGAGAATGAGCACAACCTCCAGGGCCGCATCGGGGGCGACTCGGGCCTGTCCAGCCGGGGCAAGAAG TTTGCCAGCGCTCTGAGCAAGTTCGTGGAGGAGCAGAACCTGAAGGACCTGCGCGTGTGGACCAGCCAGCTGAAGAGCACCATCCAGACAGCTGAGGCGCTGCGGCTGCCCTACGAGCAGTGGAAGGCGCTCAATGAGATCGACGCG GGCGTCTGTGAGGAGCTGACCTACGAGGAGATCAGGGACACCTACCCCGAGGAGTATGCGCTGCGGGAGCAGGACAAGTACTACTACCGCTACCCCACCGGGGAG TCCTACCAGGACCTGGTCCAGCGCCTGGAGCCGGTGATCATGGAGCTGGAGCGGCAGGAGAACGTGCTGGTCATCTGCCACCAGGCCGTCCTGCGCTGCCTACTGGCCTACTTCCTGGATAAGAGCGCAG AGGAGATGCCCTACCTGAAATGCCCTCTTCACACTGTCCTGAAACTGACGCCTGTCGCTTATG GCTGTCGTGTGGAGTCCATCTACCTGAACGTGGAGTCCGTCAGCACGCACCGGGAGAGGTCAGAG GACGTGGACGTCACTCAGTCTTGCAGGCTCTCCACTGTTACTGTTGCCTCGCCGTCATCTGTGCGTGCCGGAAGCCGTGGGCTGGTGGGTTGA
- the PFKFB3 gene encoding 6-phosphofructo-2-kinase/fructose-2,6-bisphosphatase 3 isoform X7 — protein sequence MILPSSFQGISWIIHPKPWSHSSPLPSGVKELDIYGDSQPSPKRHCREACGPKLTNSPTVIVMVGLPARGKTYISKKLTRYLNWIGVPTKVFNVGEYRREAVKQYSSYNFFRPDNEEAMKVRKQCALAALRDVKSYLAKEGGQIAVFDATNTTRERRHMILHFAKENDFKAFFIESVCDDPTVVASNIMEVKISSPDYKDCNSAEAMDDFMKRISCYEASYQPLDPDKCDRDLSLIKVIDVGRRFLVNRVQDHIQSRIVYYLMNIHVQPRTIYLCRHGENEHNLQGRIGGDSGLSSRGKKFASALSKFVEEQNLKDLRVWTSQLKSTIQTAEALRLPYEQWKALNEIDAGVCEELTYEEIRDTYPEEYALREQDKYYYRYPTGESYQDLVQRLEPVIMELERQENVLVICHQAVLRCLLAYFLDKSAEEMPYLKCPLHTVLKLTPVAYGCRVESIYLNVESVSTHRERSEDAKKGPNPLMRRNSVTPLASPEPNKKPRINSFEEHVASTSAALPSCLPPEVPTQLPGQPLLGQACLT from the exons CCTGTGGGCCAAAGCTGACCAACTCCCCCACTGTCATCGTCATGGTGGGCCTCCCTGCCCGGGGTAAGACCTACATCTCCAAGAAGCTGACTCGCTACCTCAACTGGATTGGCGTCCCCACAAAAG TGTTCAATGTCGGGGAGTATCGCCGGGAGGCTGTGAAGCAGTACAGCTCCTACAACTTCTTCCGCCCCGACAATGAGGAAGCCATGAAAGTCCGGAA GCAATGTGCCTTAGCTGCCTTGAGAGATGTCAAAAGCTACCTGGCGAAAGAAGGAGGACAAATTGCG GTTTTCGACGCCACCAATACTACTAGAGAGAGGAGACACATGATCCTTCATTTTGCCAAAGAAAATGACTTTAAG GCATTTTTCATCGAGTCCGTGTGCGATGACCCTACAGTTGTGGCCTCCAATATCATG GAAGTTAAAATCTCCAGCCCGGATTACAAAGACTGCAACTCGGCAGAAGCCATGGACGACTTCATGAAGAGGATCAGTTGCTATGAAGCCAGCTACCAGCCCCTCGACCCCGACAAATGCGACAG GGACTTGTCACTGATCAAGGTGATTGACGTGGGCCGGAGGTTCCTGGTGAACCGGGTGCAGGACCACATCCAGAGCCGCATCGTGTACTACCTGATGAACATCCACGTGCAGCCGCGCACCATCTACCTGTGCCGGCACGGCGAGAATGAGCACAACCTCCAGGGCCGCATCGGGGGCGACTCGGGCCTGTCCAGCCGGGGCAAGAAG TTTGCCAGCGCTCTGAGCAAGTTCGTGGAGGAGCAGAACCTGAAGGACCTGCGCGTGTGGACCAGCCAGCTGAAGAGCACCATCCAGACAGCTGAGGCGCTGCGGCTGCCCTACGAGCAGTGGAAGGCGCTCAATGAGATCGACGCG GGCGTCTGTGAGGAGCTGACCTACGAGGAGATCAGGGACACCTACCCCGAGGAGTATGCGCTGCGGGAGCAGGACAAGTACTACTACCGCTACCCCACCGGGGAG TCCTACCAGGACCTGGTCCAGCGCCTGGAGCCGGTGATCATGGAGCTGGAGCGGCAGGAGAACGTGCTGGTCATCTGCCACCAGGCCGTCCTGCGCTGCCTACTGGCCTACTTCCTGGATAAGAGCGCAG AGGAGATGCCCTACCTGAAATGCCCTCTTCACACTGTCCTGAAACTGACGCCTGTCGCTTATG GCTGTCGTGTGGAGTCCATCTACCTGAACGTGGAGTCCGTCAGCACGCACCGGGAGAGGTCAGAG GATGCAAAGAAGGGACCTAACCCGCTCATGAGACGCAATAGTGTCACCCCGCTAGCCAGCCCCGAGCCCAACAAAAAACCTCGCATCAACAGCTTTGAGGAGCATGTGGCCTCCACCTCGGCCGCCCTGCCCAGCTGCCTGCCCCCGGAGGTGCCCACACAGCTGCCTGGACAA CCTTTGCTAGGGCAAGCCTGTCT
- the PFKFB3 gene encoding 6-phosphofructo-2-kinase/fructose-2,6-bisphosphatase 3 isoform X12 has translation MPLELTQSRVQKIWVPVDHRPSLPRSCGPKLTNSPTVIVMVGLPARGKTYISKKLTRYLNWIGVPTKVFNVGEYRREAVKQYSSYNFFRPDNEEAMKVRKQCALAALRDVKSYLAKEGGQIAVFDATNTTRERRHMILHFAKENDFKAFFIESVCDDPTVVASNIMEVKISSPDYKDCNSAEAMDDFMKRISCYEASYQPLDPDKCDRDLSLIKVIDVGRRFLVNRVQDHIQSRIVYYLMNIHVQPRTIYLCRHGENEHNLQGRIGGDSGLSSRGKKFASALSKFVEEQNLKDLRVWTSQLKSTIQTAEALRLPYEQWKALNEIDAGVCEELTYEEIRDTYPEEYALREQDKYYYRYPTGESYQDLVQRLEPVIMELERQENVLVICHQAVLRCLLAYFLDKSAEEMPYLKCPLHTVLKLTPVAYGCRVESIYLNVESVSTHRERSEDAKKGPNPLMRRNSVTPLASPEPNKKPRINSFEEHVASTSAALPSCLPPEVPTQLPGQNVKGSRSSADSSRKH, from the exons CCTGTGGGCCAAAGCTGACCAACTCCCCCACTGTCATCGTCATGGTGGGCCTCCCTGCCCGGGGTAAGACCTACATCTCCAAGAAGCTGACTCGCTACCTCAACTGGATTGGCGTCCCCACAAAAG TGTTCAATGTCGGGGAGTATCGCCGGGAGGCTGTGAAGCAGTACAGCTCCTACAACTTCTTCCGCCCCGACAATGAGGAAGCCATGAAAGTCCGGAA GCAATGTGCCTTAGCTGCCTTGAGAGATGTCAAAAGCTACCTGGCGAAAGAAGGAGGACAAATTGCG GTTTTCGACGCCACCAATACTACTAGAGAGAGGAGACACATGATCCTTCATTTTGCCAAAGAAAATGACTTTAAG GCATTTTTCATCGAGTCCGTGTGCGATGACCCTACAGTTGTGGCCTCCAATATCATG GAAGTTAAAATCTCCAGCCCGGATTACAAAGACTGCAACTCGGCAGAAGCCATGGACGACTTCATGAAGAGGATCAGTTGCTATGAAGCCAGCTACCAGCCCCTCGACCCCGACAAATGCGACAG GGACTTGTCACTGATCAAGGTGATTGACGTGGGCCGGAGGTTCCTGGTGAACCGGGTGCAGGACCACATCCAGAGCCGCATCGTGTACTACCTGATGAACATCCACGTGCAGCCGCGCACCATCTACCTGTGCCGGCACGGCGAGAATGAGCACAACCTCCAGGGCCGCATCGGGGGCGACTCGGGCCTGTCCAGCCGGGGCAAGAAG TTTGCCAGCGCTCTGAGCAAGTTCGTGGAGGAGCAGAACCTGAAGGACCTGCGCGTGTGGACCAGCCAGCTGAAGAGCACCATCCAGACAGCTGAGGCGCTGCGGCTGCCCTACGAGCAGTGGAAGGCGCTCAATGAGATCGACGCG GGCGTCTGTGAGGAGCTGACCTACGAGGAGATCAGGGACACCTACCCCGAGGAGTATGCGCTGCGGGAGCAGGACAAGTACTACTACCGCTACCCCACCGGGGAG TCCTACCAGGACCTGGTCCAGCGCCTGGAGCCGGTGATCATGGAGCTGGAGCGGCAGGAGAACGTGCTGGTCATCTGCCACCAGGCCGTCCTGCGCTGCCTACTGGCCTACTTCCTGGATAAGAGCGCAG AGGAGATGCCCTACCTGAAATGCCCTCTTCACACTGTCCTGAAACTGACGCCTGTCGCTTATG GCTGTCGTGTGGAGTCCATCTACCTGAACGTGGAGTCCGTCAGCACGCACCGGGAGAGGTCAGAG GATGCAAAGAAGGGACCTAACCCGCTCATGAGACGCAATAGTGTCACCCCGCTAGCCAGCCCCGAGCCCAACAAAAAACCTCGCATCAACAGCTTTGAGGAGCATGTGGCCTCCACCTCGGCCGCCCTGCCCAGCTGCCTGCCCCCGGAGGTGCCCACACAGCTGCCTGGACAA
- the PFKFB3 gene encoding 6-phosphofructo-2-kinase/fructose-2,6-bisphosphatase 3 isoform X10 has product MPLELTQSRVQKIWVPVDHRPSLPRSCGPKLTNSPTVIVMVGLPARGKTYISKKLTRYLNWIGVPTKVFNVGEYRREAVKQYSSYNFFRPDNEEAMKVRKQCALAALRDVKSYLAKEGGQIAVFDATNTTRERRHMILHFAKENDFKAFFIESVCDDPTVVASNIMEVKISSPDYKDCNSAEAMDDFMKRISCYEASYQPLDPDKCDRDLSLIKVIDVGRRFLVNRVQDHIQSRIVYYLMNIHVQPRTIYLCRHGENEHNLQGRIGGDSGLSSRGKKFASALSKFVEEQNLKDLRVWTSQLKSTIQTAEALRLPYEQWKALNEIDAGVCEELTYEEIRDTYPEEYALREQDKYYYRYPTGESYQDLVQRLEPVIMELERQENVLVICHQAVLRCLLAYFLDKSAEEMPYLKCPLHTVLKLTPVAYGCRVESIYLNVESVSTHRERSEDAKKGPNPLMRRNSVTPLASPEPNKKPRINSFEEHVASTSAALPSCLPPEVPTQLPGQPLLGQACLRTVCHIFSKFSPY; this is encoded by the exons CCTGTGGGCCAAAGCTGACCAACTCCCCCACTGTCATCGTCATGGTGGGCCTCCCTGCCCGGGGTAAGACCTACATCTCCAAGAAGCTGACTCGCTACCTCAACTGGATTGGCGTCCCCACAAAAG TGTTCAATGTCGGGGAGTATCGCCGGGAGGCTGTGAAGCAGTACAGCTCCTACAACTTCTTCCGCCCCGACAATGAGGAAGCCATGAAAGTCCGGAA GCAATGTGCCTTAGCTGCCTTGAGAGATGTCAAAAGCTACCTGGCGAAAGAAGGAGGACAAATTGCG GTTTTCGACGCCACCAATACTACTAGAGAGAGGAGACACATGATCCTTCATTTTGCCAAAGAAAATGACTTTAAG GCATTTTTCATCGAGTCCGTGTGCGATGACCCTACAGTTGTGGCCTCCAATATCATG GAAGTTAAAATCTCCAGCCCGGATTACAAAGACTGCAACTCGGCAGAAGCCATGGACGACTTCATGAAGAGGATCAGTTGCTATGAAGCCAGCTACCAGCCCCTCGACCCCGACAAATGCGACAG GGACTTGTCACTGATCAAGGTGATTGACGTGGGCCGGAGGTTCCTGGTGAACCGGGTGCAGGACCACATCCAGAGCCGCATCGTGTACTACCTGATGAACATCCACGTGCAGCCGCGCACCATCTACCTGTGCCGGCACGGCGAGAATGAGCACAACCTCCAGGGCCGCATCGGGGGCGACTCGGGCCTGTCCAGCCGGGGCAAGAAG TTTGCCAGCGCTCTGAGCAAGTTCGTGGAGGAGCAGAACCTGAAGGACCTGCGCGTGTGGACCAGCCAGCTGAAGAGCACCATCCAGACAGCTGAGGCGCTGCGGCTGCCCTACGAGCAGTGGAAGGCGCTCAATGAGATCGACGCG GGCGTCTGTGAGGAGCTGACCTACGAGGAGATCAGGGACACCTACCCCGAGGAGTATGCGCTGCGGGAGCAGGACAAGTACTACTACCGCTACCCCACCGGGGAG TCCTACCAGGACCTGGTCCAGCGCCTGGAGCCGGTGATCATGGAGCTGGAGCGGCAGGAGAACGTGCTGGTCATCTGCCACCAGGCCGTCCTGCGCTGCCTACTGGCCTACTTCCTGGATAAGAGCGCAG AGGAGATGCCCTACCTGAAATGCCCTCTTCACACTGTCCTGAAACTGACGCCTGTCGCTTATG GCTGTCGTGTGGAGTCCATCTACCTGAACGTGGAGTCCGTCAGCACGCACCGGGAGAGGTCAGAG GATGCAAAGAAGGGACCTAACCCGCTCATGAGACGCAATAGTGTCACCCCGCTAGCCAGCCCCGAGCCCAACAAAAAACCTCGCATCAACAGCTTTGAGGAGCATGTGGCCTCCACCTCGGCCGCCCTGCCCAGCTGCCTGCCCCCGGAGGTGCCCACACAGCTGCCTGGACAA CCTTTGCTAGGGCAAGCCTGTCT ACGAACTGTCTGTCACATTTTCTCAAAGTTTTCTCCTTACTAA